A region of Ursus arctos isolate Adak ecotype North America unplaced genomic scaffold, UrsArc2.0 scaffold_31, whole genome shotgun sequence DNA encodes the following proteins:
- the GPX6 gene encoding glutathione peroxidase 6 yields MLPQLWASGLFPLFLAGLAQPTQKMKMDCYKGVTGTIYEYGALTLNDEEYIQFKQYAGKHVLFVNVATYUGLTAQYPELNALHEELKPFGVVVLGFPCNQFGKQEPGKNSEILSGLKYVRPGGGFVPNFQLFEKGDVNGEKEQKVFTFLKNSCPPTSDLLGSSNQLFWEPMKVHDIRWNFEKFLVGPDGVPVMRWFHKAPVSTVKSDILEYLKQSKPE; encoded by the exons ATGCTCCCGCAGCTCTGGGCTTCGGGGCTTTTCCCGCTGTTTCTGGCCGGCCTCGCCCAGCCGACCCAGAAGATGAAG ATGGATTGCTACAAGGGGGTGACGGGCACCATCTATGAGTATGGTGCCCTCACCCTCAATGACGAGGAGTACATTCAGTTCAAGCAGTACGCGGGCAAGCACGTCCTCTTTGTCAACGTGGCCACCTACTGAGGCTTGACAGCTCAGTATCCAG AACTGAATGCACTACACGAGGAGCTAAAGCCTTTTGGTGTCGTCGTGCTGGGCTTTCCCTGCAACCAATTTGGAAAACAAGAACCAGGAAAGAACTCAGAGATCCTTTCTGGGCTCAA GTATGTGCGTCCAGGTGGTGGCTTTGTCCCCAATTTTCAGCTCTTTGAGAAAGGGGATGtgaatggagaaaaagaacagaaggtCTTTACTTTCCTGAAG AACTCCTGCCCTCCAACCTCTGACCTTTTGGGCTCATCAAACCAACTCTTCTGGGAGCCCATGAAGGTCCACGACATCCGCTGGAACTTTGAGAAGTTCCTGGTGGGGCCTGACGGAGTCCCTGTCATGCGCTGGTTCCACAAGGCTCCCGTCAGCACGGTCAAGTCAGACATCCTGGAGTACCTGAAACAGTCCAAACCCGAGTAG